In a single window of the Stigmatopora nigra isolate UIUO_SnigA chromosome 7, RoL_Snig_1.1, whole genome shotgun sequence genome:
- the LOC144199552 gene encoding myelin-associated glycoprotein-like, with product MKIKMMHVAVRVFLLLCLVAGVLVLGPTRSFTVLSGSCVLIPCEFEIAPSAEPYLAHGNCAAIWTSHTSETREFDSRRSKELSIQSNALHGTLIGDLRERNCSTLLDDVPSHYHDLVLQFQLECDDRPIYTLSPKVHLIVEDSAPQPVILDSTPAVVLEGTLLDLGCRAPVLCPTLPPLLTWSPQSGNITLAAEGDAIFLSMTFIASYLHNNARMTCSAIYRRQAGRTELSTRRVKKLQVLFPPKFLKLSRCQEEPGRTFCICVSRANPAPILTWEWSGMAPNPQRLELVEQRSVDITTIQSVVLLKSLNDSLLCISRNRFGSVPFAFNASNTSSVEPQKNVAIWTLSALKVTLMLGLNVLLWYFCRYRKTKVKTPSSEKQENDTPDRSPTPEMEPVYYNAS from the exons ATGAAAATCAAGATGATGCACGTCGCCGTCAgggtttttcttcttttgtgttTGGTTGCAG GCGTTTTGGTTCTTGGACCGACGAGATCTTTCACTGTCCTGAGCGGCTCTTGCGTCCTCATTCCGTGCGAGTTTGAAATCGCGCCGTCCGCCGAACCATATTTGGCCCACGGCAACTGCGCCGCCATTTGGACTAGCCACACCAGCGAGACTCGCGAGTTTGATTCCCGTCGTAGCAAAGAGCTGAGCATCCAGTCCAACGCACTGCACGGGACGCTCATCGGGGACTTGCGG gAAAGGAACTGCAGCACCCTCCTGGATGACGTGCCGTCGCACTATCATGATCTGGTGTTGCAGTTTCAACTGGAGTGTGACGACCGACCCATTTATACCTTGAGCCCGAAAGTCCATTTGATTGTTGAAG ACTCGGCACCCCAGCCCGTTATCCTCGATAGTACGCCCGCGGTTGTCCTGGAGGGTACCCTGCTGGATTTGGGGTGCCGTGCCCCGGTTCTCTGCCCAACTTTGCCGCCTCTCCTAACGTGGTCACCGCAGTCTGGCAATATAACGTTGGCGGCAGAGGGCGACGCCATCTTTTTGTCCATGACCTTCATAGCCTCATATCTCCACAACAATGCCAGGATGACGTGCAGCGCCATCTACAGGAGGCAAGCAGGCCGCACGGAGCTTTCCACCCGACGTGTGAAGAAACTGCAAGTTTTAt TCCCTCCAAAGTTCCTGAAATTGTCCCGCTGCCAAGAAGAGCCAGGCAGGACGTTCTGTATCTGCGTGAGCCGGGCTAACCCGGCAcctatactgacttgggaatggTCCGGGATGGCGCCCAATCCCCAGAGACTGGAACTGGTGGAGCAGAGGTCCGTGGACATCACCACCATTCAAAGCGTCGTCTTGTTGAAGAGCCTCAACGACTCACTGCTCTGCATTAGCCGCAACCGCTTTGGTTCCGTTCCCTTTGCCTTCAACGCCTCCAACACCTCCTCCGTAGAGCCTCAGAAAA ACGTGGCCATTTGGACTCTTTCTGCCTTGAAAGTCACTTTAATGCTGGGATTGAATGTCCTGCTCTGGTACTTTTGCAG GTACAGGAAGACCAAAGTCAAGACGCCATCTAgcgaaaaacaagaaaatgataCCCCAGACCGGTCGCCCACCCCTGAG ATGGAACCCGTTTACTACAACGCCTCGTAA